The Candidatus Hydrogenedentota bacterium genomic interval CCGCTTTGGGGAAAGAAAGGACCAGACTGGGATGTCAAACAGGAAGAAGGAAGACCGTTTCTCCAAATCCGGGCTCTCCACCCGCTCCGTGCACGCGGGGGAGGACCGGTTCCGCTACGCCGACTCGATCACCACGCCCATCGTGCAGACCTCGACCTTCGCGTTCAAGGACTCGCAGGACATCGAGGCGTACACCAAGCACGGCAAGGAGCGTTACGAGTACGGCCGCTACGGCGGCCCCACGGAGAAGGTCGCCGAGCGGCGCCTCGAGGCGCTGGTGGGCGCGGAGGACTGCATCCTCTTCGGCTCGGGCATGAGCGCCATCACCACCACCATTCTCGCGCTGGTGCGCAGCCGCGACCACATTGTCATCACGGACGACGTTTACAAGAAGACCCTGGAGTTTTGCAATTCCTACCTCCAGCGCTTCGGCGTGGACTGCACCATCGTGCCCATCGGCGACTATGAGGCGCTGGAAAAGGCCATCCGGCCCAACACGCGGTTCATTTTCTCCGAGTCCCCCACCAACCCCTACCTGAACATCTTCGACCTGGACCGGCTCCGCGAGATTGCCCGGCGGCACAAGGTGCTCACCATCATAGACGCCACGTTCAGCACGCCGTACAACCAGCGCCCGCTGGAGTTTGGCGTGGACCTGGAGATTCACAGTTGCACGAAGTATCTCGCCGGACACAACGACATCCTCGCCGGGGCCGTGCTGGGACGTTCGGAACTGATCGAGGAGATTCGCGCCCTGCACAAGGCCATCGGCGGGGTGATTGACCCGCACTGCTGCTACCTGCTGCTGCGCGGGATGAAAACCTTCTCCCTGCGCATGGAGGCCCACAACAACACGGCCATGGCGCTGGCCCGTTTCCTGGAGGGGCACCCCCGTGTGAAACGGGTCTACTACCCCGGACTGGAAAGCCACCCGCACCACGCCATCGCCAGGGCGCAGATGTCCGGCTTTGGGGGCGTGGTCACCTTTGACATCAAGGGCACCCTGGC includes:
- a CDS encoding aminotransferase class I/II-fold pyridoxal phosphate-dependent enzyme, whose amino-acid sequence is MSNRKKEDRFSKSGLSTRSVHAGEDRFRYADSITTPIVQTSTFAFKDSQDIEAYTKHGKERYEYGRYGGPTEKVAERRLEALVGAEDCILFGSGMSAITTTILALVRSRDHIVITDDVYKKTLEFCNSYLQRFGVDCTIVPIGDYEALEKAIRPNTRFIFSESPTNPYLNIFDLDRLREIARRHKVLTIIDATFSTPYNQRPLEFGVDLEIHSCTKYLAGHNDILAGAVLGRSELIEEIRALHKAIGGVIDPHCCYLLLRGMKTFSLRMEAHNNTAMALARFLEGHPRVKRVYYPGLESHPHHAIARAQMSGFGGVVTFDIKGTLASAKRFLDNLKLCYIAPSLGGVETLITHPGLVSYYNYTRKQRYELGITDTLIRVAVGIENAADIIADIDSALKAGAAK